The genome window GTCGTGTAGTACGTCGTGTTGGCGACGTACATGCAGCCGGTGGAGCCGAGCACGATCGTGCGCGGGCCGGCCGCCTTGACCATCAGCTTCATGACCAGCGCGGACTCGCAGCCCTGGCAGGTCCGATGGCCCGACGTGAAGTATTCCTCGATCGTGACCTTCTTGATGCCCTTGAAGGCCTCGAGCACCTGTGTCGCGTTGGTGAACGTCGTCTCCGGCATGTGCCTCTCCCTATTCTCGAACGCCGAGCCAGTGGGTCTTGGTGTCCGACTTGCCGGTCTTGGCGGCATTGTAACAGAGGTCCGTCACCTTATAGACGTCCTCCAGTGTCACCTCGCGGCCACCGAGACCGCAGATGAAGGAGAGCAGCGGCGGGCGCGTGGGCGCGTTGTACATCGCCGCGCGGATCTCGTTGGCCACCACGCCCGAGCCGAACGGCGAGCCGAACGAATAATCGCGGTCGATGACGCCGATCGTGCTCGCCTTCGACAGCGCGGCGACCAGCCGGTCGGTCGGGAATGGTCTGAACCACCGCAGCCGAACCAACCCCACCTTCTTGCCCTGGGCGCGCATGTTGCGGATCCCCACCTTGATGGGCAGGGAGATCGTGCCCATGCCGACCAGGATGATCTCGGCGTCGTCGGTCATGTACTCCTCGAACCACGGATTCTCGGGGCCGCGGCCGAACACCTTGCGGAAGTCGGCGTAGGCCTCCTCGATCACGGTGACTGCCCGCGCCATCGCCTCGTTGTTCTGCCGCCGGATTTCTATGACCCAGTCCTCGTTGGCCTGCGGCGCCACCGTGATGGGGTTGTCCGGGTGCAGCAGGAGGTCACCGCGGTTGTAGGCCGGCAGGTACCGCTCGACCTTCGCCTTGGGCGGCACCAGCGTCAGCGCCTGCGAGTGCGTGAGGAAGGCGCCGTCGGCCGAGATGGCCAGGGGCAGGAACACGCGGCGGTCCTCGGCCACGCGGTAGCCGATCAGGGTGGTGTCGAGGGCCTCCTGGGAGCTGTCGATCCACACCAGCATCCAGCCCAGGTCGCGCACGAACAGGGCGTCGTTGTGCTCCACGCCGAAGGCGCCCGGATCATCGAGCGCCCGGTTGCCCACCATCGCCACCATCGGCACCCGCAGGGGCGGGGTCACCACCAGGCACTCCATCGCGTACGCCCAGCCCACGCCCGACGAGCCGCAGAACACGCGCGCGCCGACGGTGGAAGCGTGCTTGACCACCTCGAACTGGCTGTGCTCGCCCTCGGCCACGATGTACTCGGCCACCAGCTGACCGTTGGCGATCTTCTTGGCGATGGCCTGCATGACGGTGTCGTAGGGCCGGATCGGATAGGCCGTGACGACGTCGATGTCGGCGAGGGTCAGGGCCTCGGCGATCGCCTCGCTTCCCGAGATGAGGAGTTCCCTGTCTTCCGTTACGGCCGGAGCCGTCTTTGTCGCAACCGCCATCGCTCGTTCGCCTCCTGTGTCGCGCCGCTAGATGGTCTTGTGCTTGGCGTTCTCGCCCGGAATCCCCGCGGTGATCTCCGCGCCGCCGGCGTCGAGGTCCGTCTTGACCTCCTCCTCGTACTGGCCACGGAACCGGAACCCGTGGGAGCGCACCGTCGCCTTCTTGTTCGTGATCTTGTCGGTGAGCCAGGTCTTGTAGGCGGTCTTGTCGTTCCGCCACATGTCCCACTGGCTGGCGTTGTCCTCGAAGACCGCTTCGTTGACCATGGTGATGCAGTTCTCCACCGGGCAGACGGCCTCACACACCCCACAGCCGCAGCAGGCCTCCATGTTGGCGTCGAAGGTGCCGTCGGGCATGACGTCGAAGCACGAGTCCGGGCAGGCGATCCAGCAGAGGTTGCACTTCACGCAGGTGTCGAAGTCGACCACCGGGCGCATCGTGCGCGTGCTGAACTTCTTGAAGTAGGGGTTCCGCTCGGGGACGTAGCCCTTGCCGCCCTCCTTCGGCTTGCCGATGGGGATGGCTGGAATCGTGACGCCCTCGCGCATCTCCCACCAGCGCGGAAACTCGAACGCGTACGGGACCTCGGGGTTGCCCTCCCCGGGCTGAACCCGGCGCGCCTCCAGACGCTCGTAGGCCTTGCGGACGGAGGCCACCTTGAGCTCGGAGCCCCACTCCATCTCCCCAATGGCCTGGCAGACCCCGTCGAGGGTGAGGAACGACGGCGCGATCTTGGCCAACGCGCCGAGGATCCGGACCTCAGTGTGGTCCTCCTTGTAGACCCAGAGCCCCGAGAACGACGCCCTGGCGCGGATCACGGCGAGCGTGTAGGGCTCGTCCTTTTTATGGATGTCCCGCAGGAGATCCTCGAAGGGCTGCAGCGACGTCATGAGGAGCGTGCCGTCGGGGAGCGTCAGCCGGTTGATCGGCTGCAGCCCGTACCACGCCCACGACTCGACGCCCTTGGCCAGCGTGTCGTCGACGCAGATCGTGACGTCCACGTGCTTGGGCTCGTAGCGAGCCATGTTCTGCTCGAGCTCTTCCTTGGTGTCGGCGACGATGGCGAAGTCCTTGGCGGGAACGCCGTTGCGCTGCGGACTGTCTCCGTAGCGGCCGAAGGCGATGCCCCAGCGCCCCGATTTGCGCGCCGACAGCACGATGCCGCGCGTGATGCGCGACGCCAGGTTCTTCTGGAAAATCCCGCGGTAGACGACCTCGCAAATCAACGCCGACATGCGTGCTCCTCCTCGACCGACAGGCTTCCGGGGAAAGGACTGGTCCGCTGGTCTGACCAAACTATGCGGTGGGCCACACCGCTTGTCAAGCGCTTTGTCTCTACTGAACCTTGCTCAAGAACCCGGTCACGGCCGCCGTGAAGGCCTCGGGCTGCTCGATGTTCGACAGATGCGCGGCCGCGGGGATGATCGTCAGCTCGGAGCCCTTGATCTGCCCGTGGATCGCGCGCGCGGCGGCCACGGGCGTTCCCTGGTCCTCTTCCCCCACGATCACCAGCGTCGGCAGCTTGATAGCGCCGAGGCGGTCGGTCAGATTGAGCGCGGCGATCGCATGGCAGCAGCCGGCGTAGCCGCGCGGGTTGGTCTTGCGGATCATGGCGGCCACGCGCTCGACCACGTCGGGCCGGCGCTGCCGAAACGCCGGCGTGAACCAGCGGCCGAGGGTCGGCTCCACCAACGGCTCCATGCCTTTGGACTCGGCGGTGCGGATGCGCTCCTCCCACATCGGCTTGGCTTCCGGCGGTACGCGGCTCGAGGTGTCGGCGAGAACGAGGCTCAGGAACCGGCCGGGCGCCTTCAGCGCGAGCGTCTGCCCGATCATCCCACCCATCGAGAGGCCGATCCAGTGCGTCTGCTGAATGCCGAGCGCATCGAGTAGTCCCCGCGCATCGTCGGCCAACTGCTCGAGCGAGTAGGCGCCGGCCGGGGCGTCGGTGGCGCCGTGGCCGCGCGTCTCGTACCGCAGCACGCGGAAGCGCGGCGTCAGCGCTGCCTGCTGCGGGTCCCACATCGTCAGATCCGTGGCGAGCGAGTGGCTGAGCGTGAGCACGGGCGCCGCCGCGGGGCCCTCCAGCGTGTAGTTGATGGCGATCCCGTTCGCGGTGATCTTCATGGGCTGTCCTCCCGGAAGAGGGTGGATTGATGCCGGCACGACCCCGGGATCTTATCCCGGCAGCCGTGGCGCGGGAAAGGCCCGACTCAGCGCGGCGCGCGCGCGGTCAGCCACGCCACCACTTCCTCAGCATGCCGGTCGGGGGGAAACACCGGATAGAAGACCTCTTCGATGCGGCCATCCCGGAGGATGAGCGTCAGCCGCTTGATGAGTGTCATCCCGTCGACGTCGAACGTCGGCCAGCGCAGCGCGCGGGCGAGGCGCAGGTGAGCGTCGCTCAGGAGTGCGAAGGGCAGGCGTAACCGCTCGACGGCCTCGCGCTGGTAGTCCGTCTCCTGGGTGCTGAGGCCGAAGACCCGGGCCCCCACCGCCTGCAGTTCGGCGTGGTGGTCCCGGAAATTACACGATTCCGGCGTGCATCCTCTCGCGCCCGGGATCTCGTTCCACCCCCGCGGAGGCTCGCGGTCGGGACGACCGGTCCGCGGGTAGCAATACACCACCGTTGTCCCGGCCAGAGAGGCGAGGTCGACCGCGCGGCCGTCCGTCGAGGGCAGCAGAATCGAGGGTACCGGAAGCCCGGGAAGATGCGCGCAGGCAGCATCGTCGACGGGGACCGGCAAGTCCCTGGGCAGCTCGTACACGTTGTCGGACCTGGCCATCAGCGCTTCCGTGGAGCGCGACCGACCGACGCCAGTCGGACCATCTCGCAGAAGTAGTGGTGGACGGCGGAGTCATCGGTCAGCTCGGGATGGAACGTCGCCACCAGCACCGTCCCCTGGCGCGCCATCACGGGGTCCTCGCCCTGGCGCGCCAGCGCCTCCACCTCCGGCCCCAGGCGCCGGATGCGCGGAGCACGGATGAAGACCATCTCGATGGGCGTGGGCTGCCCATCCAGCACTGCTGTCCCTGGGGCCTCGAACGATTCCC of Candidatus Methylomirabilota bacterium contains these proteins:
- a CDS encoding pyruvate ferredoxin oxidoreductase — protein: MAVATKTAPAVTEDRELLISGSEAIAEALTLADIDVVTAYPIRPYDTVMQAIAKKIANGQLVAEYIVAEGEHSQFEVVKHASTVGARVFCGSSGVGWAYAMECLVVTPPLRVPMVAMVGNRALDDPGAFGVEHNDALFVRDLGWMLVWIDSSQEALDTTLIGYRVAEDRRVFLPLAISADGAFLTHSQALTLVPPKAKVERYLPAYNRGDLLLHPDNPITVAPQANEDWVIEIRRQNNEAMARAVTVIEEAYADFRKVFGRGPENPWFEEYMTDDAEIILVGMGTISLPIKVGIRNMRAQGKKVGLVRLRWFRPFPTDRLVAALSKASTIGVIDRDYSFGSPFGSGVVANEIRAAMYNAPTRPPLLSFICGLGGREVTLEDVYKVTDLCYNAAKTGKSDTKTHWLGVRE
- a CDS encoding 4Fe-4S dicluster-binding protein, which translates into the protein MSALICEVVYRGIFQKNLASRITRGIVLSARKSGRWGIAFGRYGDSPQRNGVPAKDFAIVADTKEELEQNMARYEPKHVDVTICVDDTLAKGVESWAWYGLQPINRLTLPDGTLLMTSLQPFEDLLRDIHKKDEPYTLAVIRARASFSGLWVYKEDHTEVRILGALAKIAPSFLTLDGVCQAIGEMEWGSELKVASVRKAYERLEARRVQPGEGNPEVPYAFEFPRWWEMREGVTIPAIPIGKPKEGGKGYVPERNPYFKKFSTRTMRPVVDFDTCVKCNLCWIACPDSCFDVMPDGTFDANMEACCGCGVCEAVCPVENCITMVNEAVFEDNASQWDMWRNDKTAYKTWLTDKITNKKATVRSHGFRFRGQYEEEVKTDLDAGGAEITAGIPGENAKHKTI
- the pcaD gene encoding 3-oxoadipate enol-lactonase: MKITANGIAINYTLEGPAAAPVLTLSHSLATDLTMWDPQQAALTPRFRVLRYETRGHGATDAPAGAYSLEQLADDARGLLDALGIQQTHWIGLSMGGMIGQTLALKAPGRFLSLVLADTSSRVPPEAKPMWEERIRTAESKGMEPLVEPTLGRWFTPAFRQRRPDVVERVAAMIRKTNPRGYAGCCHAIAALNLTDRLGAIKLPTLVIVGEEDQGTPVAAARAIHGQIKGSELTIIPAAAHLSNIEQPEAFTAAVTGFLSKVQ
- a CDS encoding peroxiredoxin — encoded protein: MARSDNVYELPRDLPVPVDDAACAHLPGLPVPSILLPSTDGRAVDLASLAGTTVVYCYPRTGRPDREPPRGWNEIPGARGCTPESCNFRDHHAELQAVGARVFGLSTQETDYQREAVERLRLPFALLSDAHLRLARALRWPTFDVDGMTLIKRLTLILRDGRIEEVFYPVFPPDRHAEEVVAWLTARAPR